The proteins below come from a single Pseudomonas hygromyciniae genomic window:
- a CDS encoding DUF3363 domain-containing protein produces MFRGGGDYEGYVDAHVRRLEALRRPGIVERIDVDQWRIPEDLESRAAAFDAGRNRQASIRVLSIFNLENQIGAEGSTWLDRRLLASDASDLAPAGFGHEVREAMDRRREHHIEQGDATRQQDGRVSYRSNLLATLREREVAHAGAEMAANKTLPFRVATDGETVSGRFTGTVQLSSGKFAVVEKSHEFTLVPWRPVIDRQLGREVMGIVQGGSVSWMLGRQRGLAI; encoded by the coding sequence GTGTTCCGGGGGGGGGGCGACTATGAGGGCTACGTCGATGCTCATGTGCGCCGGCTCGAAGCTTTGCGCCGCCCCGGAATCGTCGAGCGGATCGACGTCGACCAGTGGCGCATCCCCGAAGATCTCGAGAGCCGCGCCGCAGCCTTCGATGCCGGCCGCAACCGGCAGGCCAGCATCCGCGTCCTATCCATCTTCAATCTGGAAAACCAGATCGGCGCGGAAGGATCGACCTGGCTCGATCGGCGGCTGCTTGCGAGTGACGCATCGGATCTCGCACCGGCCGGATTCGGTCATGAGGTGCGCGAGGCGATGGACCGCCGCCGTGAGCATCATATCGAGCAGGGCGACGCCACACGCCAGCAGGACGGCCGAGTCTCCTATCGGAGCAACCTTCTCGCCACCCTGCGCGAGCGCGAAGTTGCCCATGCAGGCGCTGAGATGGCAGCGAACAAGACGCTGCCGTTTCGGGTGGCAACGGACGGCGAGACCGTTAGCGGCAGGTTCACCGGGACCGTGCAACTATCGAGCGGCAAGTTCGCCGTCGTGGAAAAGAGCCACGAGTTCACGCTTGTCCCCTGGCGGCCGGTCATCGACCGCCAGCTCGGCCGCGAGGTTATGGGCATCGTGCAGGGCGGATCGGTGTCGTGGATGTTAGGGCGTCAGAGGGGTCTCGCTATTTAG
- the tamB gene encoding autotransporter assembly complex protein TamB: MSLWKKISLGVLVFILLVLGTVIFLVGTTSGLHLLFKAANRWVPGLEIGQVIGGWRDLSLKNIRYDQPGIAVNAGEFHLAVKLGCLRDSSLCVNDISLKDINVVIDTKKMPPAAPVKEEDNGPLNLFTPYPITLSRVALNNVNINIDDTTVSVMNFSSALNWEEKNLTLKPTSLSGLLIALPKVAKVAQEQVVEPKVENPKPDELPLGESLKQLFAKPLLPQMTDVHLPLNLNIEEFHGEQLRLTGDTDITVSNMLLKVSSIDGNMKLDAFDIDSNQGTLNATGTATLRDNWPVDITLNSTLNVDPMKGEKVKLKVGGEVRKQLEFGVNLSGPVDIVLRGQTQLAEAGLPLNLDITSEQLYWPFTGEKQYQADDLKLKLTGKMTDYTLSFRTAVKGQDVPPATITLDGKGNEQQISIDKLSVAALEGKTELKALLDWQQAISWRGELTLDGINTAKTFPDWPAKLNGLAKMRGSLYGGTWQLDIPELKLAGNVKQNKVSVDGQLKGNSYMQWTIPGLHLELGRNKADVKGELGVKDLNLDANIDAPGLDNALPGLGGTAKGLVNIRGTVDAPQVMADITASNLRWQALRVARVLVKGDVKSTDQLAGTMNVRVERLSQPGVNISLATLAAKGSEKQHELELRVQGEPVAGQLKLAGSFDRNEQRWKGTLSDTRFTTPVGLVALNREIALDYRNQEQKISIGPHCWTNPNAELCVPQTIDAGAQGRAVVNLNRFDLAMLKPFMPDTTQASGTFSGKADVSWDATKEGLPQGEVTLSGRNVKVTQVVNDAPLPVAFETLNLNAKLQNNRADLGWLIRLTNNGQFDGQVQVTDPQGRRNLGGNVNIRNFSLAMANAIFTRGEKAAGTLNANLRLGGNLQSPQLFGQMQLNGVDVEGNFMPFDMQPSQLAMNFNGKAKSFLTQAKKIAWQQSNIASRSSASSSQRARSQSSAKSGKASRTSGWPGLKRGRGAAFVRARTLSGGWKHSSPGRRRVVVKTRYVQGAGKNGKSAAHLRYIQRDGTSRDGERGQLYSATEDRADGAAFIERGADDRHQFRFIVSPEDGADLSDLTAYTRDLMAQVETDLGTQLDWVAVNHHNTGHPHVHVIMRGTDELGENLVINGDYLANGIRERASDLTTLELGPVTEIEQSRKLSAEIGQDRFTRIDRAMTEEAEDRFLDLRHEPADHRRQFDRTLRLRRLGKLEKMGLATERATGVWELSERMEQVLRELGERGDIIRNMDKALKADGLERDPMTFQIHDVAPEVPITGRVLDKYLTDELGENLTIVVDGIDGRTHHVAGIDAARIEDARIGSVIEIGPAETASRPSDRTIASISEGGIYRPSRHREQARFEGRVPGGGRL, translated from the coding sequence ATGAGTTTATGGAAGAAGATAAGCCTCGGCGTACTGGTGTTTATCCTGTTAGTGCTGGGGACGGTTATTTTTCTCGTCGGGACGACGAGCGGGTTACACCTGCTGTTTAAGGCCGCCAACCGTTGGGTTCCGGGACTGGAAATCGGCCAGGTGATCGGCGGCTGGCGTGATTTATCGCTGAAAAACATTCGTTACGATCAGCCGGGTATCGCGGTGAATGCCGGAGAGTTCCATCTGGCGGTAAAACTGGGCTGCCTGCGTGACAGTAGCCTGTGCGTGAACGATATCTCGCTAAAAGATATCAATGTGGTCATCGATACCAAAAAGATGCCACCTGCCGCGCCGGTGAAAGAAGAGGATAACGGGCCGTTAAACCTTTTCACGCCGTACCCCATTACGTTAAGCCGCGTAGCCCTCAATAACGTCAATATTAATATTGATGACACGACCGTCTCCGTCATGAACTTCTCCTCTGCCCTGAACTGGGAAGAGAAGAACCTGACCCTGAAACCCACCTCGCTGAGCGGCCTGCTAATTGCCCTGCCGAAAGTAGCGAAGGTGGCGCAGGAACAGGTGGTGGAGCCGAAGGTTGAGAATCCGAAACCGGATGAACTGCCGCTGGGCGAATCCCTTAAGCAACTCTTCGCCAAACCGCTGCTGCCGCAGATGACGGATGTGCATCTGCCGCTCAATCTCAATATTGAAGAATTTCACGGTGAGCAGCTTCGCTTAACCGGTGACACCGATATCACGGTCAGCAATATGCTGCTCAAAGTGAGCAGCATTGACGGCAATATGAAGCTTGATGCGTTCGATATCGATTCAAATCAGGGCACGCTTAATGCCACGGGCACGGCGACATTGCGGGATAACTGGCCGGTGGATATCACCCTCAACAGCACCCTGAATGTCGATCCGATGAAAGGCGAGAAAGTGAAGCTCAAAGTCGGCGGCGAGGTGCGCAAACAACTGGAGTTTGGCGTCAACCTGTCCGGCCCGGTGGATATTGTTCTACGTGGGCAAACACAGCTTGCCGAGGCGGGGCTGCCGCTCAATCTGGACATCACCAGCGAGCAGCTCTACTGGCCGTTTACCGGTGAAAAACAGTATCAGGCCGACGACCTTAAGCTCAAGCTGACCGGTAAAATGACTGACTACACACTGTCGTTCCGCACGGCGGTAAAGGGCCAGGACGTACCACCAGCCACCATCACTCTGGACGGTAAAGGTAACGAGCAGCAAATCAGCATCGACAAGCTGAGCGTCGCCGCGCTGGAAGGGAAAACCGAACTCAAAGCCTTGCTCGACTGGCAGCAGGCGATTAGCTGGCGCGGAGAGTTAACGCTGGACGGTATCAACACCGCAAAAACCTTCCCGGACTGGCCTGCAAAACTGAACGGGCTGGCGAAAATGCGCGGCAGTCTCTACGGCGGAACCTGGCAGCTTGATATCCCGGAGCTGAAACTCGCCGGGAACGTGAAACAAAATAAAGTCAGCGTTGACGGGCAGCTTAAAGGCAACAGCTATATGCAGTGGACCATTCCGGGGCTACATCTGGAACTGGGACGCAACAAAGCCGATGTCAAAGGCGAGCTGGGAGTAAAAGATCTTAACCTGGATGCCAACATCGACGCGCCAGGTCTGGATAACGCACTGCCAGGGCTGGGCGGTACGGCTAAAGGGCTGGTGAATATTCGCGGTACGGTGGATGCGCCACAGGTAATGGCGGATATCACCGCCAGCAATCTGCGCTGGCAAGCGCTGCGTGTGGCCCGTGTCCTGGTGAAAGGGGATGTGAAATCGACCGATCAGCTTGCCGGTACGATGAATGTGCGGGTTGAACGCCTCTCTCAGCCTGGGGTGAATATCAGCCTGGCAACGCTTGCTGCCAAAGGCAGTGAAAAGCAGCACGAACTTGAGTTGCGGGTGCAGGGTGAGCCGGTCGCCGGGCAGTTAAAACTGGCCGGGAGTTTTGATCGCAACGAACAGCGCTGGAAGGGCACCCTTAGCGATACACGCTTCACCACGCCCGTCGGGCTAGTTGCCCTGAACCGTGAAATCGCGCTGGATTACCGCAATCAGGAACAGAAGATCAGTATTGGGCCACACTGCTGGACCAACCCGAATGCGGAGCTTTGCGTGCCGCAGACGATCGATGCCGGGGCGCAGGGGCGTGCGGTGGTCAATCTGAACCGCTTCGACCTGGCGATGCTGAAACCCTTTATGCCGGATACCACCCAGGCCAGCGGCACATTCAGCGGTAAGGCTGATGTCTCGTGGGATGCCACCAAAGAAGGCTTGCCGCAGGGTGAAGTGACGCTATCCGGGCGTAACGTCAAAGTGACCCAGGTAGTGAACGATGCACCGCTGCCGGTCGCTTTCGAAACACTGAACCTTAACGCGAAGTTGCAGAATAATCGTGCGGATTTAGGCTGGCTGATCCGTCTGACCAATAACGGACAGTTTGACGGGCAGGTGCAGGTCACCGATCCCCAGGGGCGACGTAACCTTGGCGGTAACGTCAATATCCGCAATTTCTCGCTGGCGATGGCTAACGCCATCTTTACGCGCGGCGAGAAAGCGGCGGGTACGCTGAACGCTAACTTACGGCTCGGCGGGAATCTGCAAAGCCCGCAGTTGTTCGGGCAGATGCAGCTCAACGGTGTGGATGTGGAAGGTAACTTCATGCCGTTCGATATGCAGCCCAGCCAACTGGCAATGAACTTCAATGGCAAGGCCAAGAGCTTTCTCACGCAGGCCAAGAAGATCGCCTGGCAGCAGAGCAACATTGCGTCGCGATCCTCGGCATCATCGTCGCAGCGCGCCCGGTCGCAGTCATCGGCGAAGAGCGGCAAGGCATCACGGACGAGCGGTTGGCCGGGCCTGAAACGCGGACGCGGTGCGGCATTCGTGCGCGCCCGCACGCTCTCAGGCGGATGGAAGCATAGCAGTCCCGGTCGGCGCCGCGTCGTCGTCAAAACCCGCTACGTCCAGGGCGCGGGAAAGAACGGCAAATCCGCCGCCCATCTTCGCTACATCCAGCGCGACGGCACCTCGCGCGACGGCGAGCGCGGCCAGCTCTATTCGGCGACCGAAGACCGCGCCGACGGCGCTGCCTTCATCGAGCGCGGCGCGGACGATCGCCACCAGTTCCGCTTCATCGTTTCGCCCGAGGACGGCGCGGACCTTTCGGACCTCACCGCCTATACCCGCGACCTCATGGCCCAGGTCGAAACCGATCTCGGCACCCAGCTCGATTGGGTCGCGGTCAATCACCACAACACCGGCCATCCCCATGTCCATGTCATCATGCGCGGCACGGACGAGCTGGGTGAAAACCTTGTCATCAACGGCGACTATCTCGCCAACGGCATCCGCGAGCGGGCGAGCGATCTTACGACGCTCGAACTCGGCCCCGTCACCGAGATCGAGCAGAGCCGCAAGCTCTCGGCCGAGATCGGTCAGGACCGCTTCACCCGCATCGACCGCGCCATGACCGAGGAAGCGGAGGACCGCTTCCTCGACCTGCGTCATGAGCCGGCCGATCATCGCCGCCAGTTCGACCGCACGCTGCGCCTGCGCCGTCTCGGCAAGCTGGAGAAGATGGGCCTCGCCACCGAGCGTGCAACCGGCGTCTGGGAATTGAGCGAGCGGATGGAACAGGTGCTGCGCGAGTTGGGTGAACGCGGCGACATCATCCGCAATATGGACAAGGCGCTCAAGGCCGACGGGCTGGAGCGAGATCCGATGACCTTCCAGATTCATGACGTTGCGCCGGAAGTCCCGATCACCGGCCGCGTCCTCGACAAATATCTGACCGACGAGCTTGGCGAGAACCTGACCATCGTGGTCGATGGTATCGACGGGCGCACGCACCATGTCGCAGGCATCGACGCCGCCCGCATCGAGGACGCCCGGATCGGCAGCGTCATCGAGATCGGCCCGGCCGAGACAGCGAGCCGTCCATCCGACCGCACCATCGCCAGCATCTCCGAGGGCGGCATTTATCGGCCGAGCCGCCATCGCGAACAGGCGAGGTTCGAAGGCCGTGTTCCGGGGGGGGGGCGACTATGA
- a CDS encoding IS6-like element IS26 family transposase, with the protein MNPFKGRHFQRDIILWAVRWYCKYGISYRELQEMLAERGVNVDHSTIYRWVQRYAPEMEKRLRWYWRNPSDLCPWHMDETYVKVNGRWAYLYRAVDSRGRTVDFYLSSRRNSKAAYRFLGKILNNVKKWQIPRFINTDKAPAYGRALALLKREGRCPSDVEHRQIKYRNNVIECDHGKLKRIINATLGFKSMKTAYATIKGIEVMRALRKGQASAFYYGDPLGEMRLVSRVFEM; encoded by the coding sequence ATGAACCCATTCAAAGGCCGGCATTTTCAGCGTGACATCATTCTGTGGGCCGTACGCTGGTACTGCAAATACGGCATCAGTTACCGTGAGCTGCAGGAGATGCTGGCTGAACGCGGAGTGAATGTCGATCACTCCACGATTTACCGCTGGGTTCAGCGTTATGCGCCTGAAATGGAAAAACGGCTGCGCTGGTACTGGCGTAACCCTTCCGATCTTTGCCCGTGGCACATGGATGAAACCTACGTGAAGGTCAATGGCCGCTGGGCGTATCTGTACCGGGCCGTCGACAGCCGGGGCCGCACTGTCGATTTTTATCTCTCCTCCCGTCGTAACAGCAAAGCTGCATACCGGTTTCTGGGTAAAATCCTCAACAACGTGAAGAAGTGGCAGATCCCACGATTCATCAACACGGATAAAGCGCCCGCCTATGGTCGCGCGCTTGCTCTGCTCAAACGCGAAGGCCGGTGCCCGTCTGACGTTGAACACCGACAGATTAAGTACCGGAACAACGTGATTGAATGCGATCATGGCAAACTGAAACGGATAATCAACGCCACGCTGGGATTTAAATCCATGAAGACGGCTTACGCCACCATCAAAGGTATTGAGGTGATGCGTGCACTACGCAAAGGCCAGGCCTCAGCATTTTATTATGGTGATCCCCTGGGCGAAATGCGCCTGGTAAGCAGAGTTTTTGAAATGTAA
- a CDS encoding GNAT family N-acetyltransferase, with amino-acid sequence MEYWLDQHKTGKGYATAALRALIGHAKNALTASDLYAGVTHGNARSVALLARAGFSPVADFEKYTRYHLPLIS; translated from the coding sequence CTGGAGTATTGGCTGGACCAGCACAAAACTGGGAAGGGCTATGCGACTGCTGCCCTACGGGCATTGATTGGACATGCGAAAAATGCGCTGACGGCATCTGATCTCTATGCGGGCGTCACGCACGGGAATGCGCGAAGCGTGGCTTTGCTCGCGCGTGCGGGCTTCTCTCCTGTCGCTGATTTCGAGAAGTATACTCGCTATCATCTGCCACTCATCAGCTAA
- a CDS encoding type 1 glutamine amidotransferase domain-containing protein codes for MNSKAVIIVTSHADLGDTGRISGFWFNEMSAPYWALTDAGFDVDIASPKGGAAPFDPHGISDEEKSADTDRFLRSDVEQRKINATLAVHQLKAHDYAVTVFPGGFGTMWDLAQSEQVAAFVSAAYENGAILCAICHGQAGLIGAKKPDGTPLTKGMRLCCPPNSEEEANGVASIVPYLLETEFRKLGALFECGPDYSSKVVRDGRLITGQNGQSVDAAVRELLRAITELQPAPAMKS; via the coding sequence ATGAATTCAAAAGCTGTCATTATCGTGACCTCTCATGCCGACCTTGGAGATACAGGCCGTATAAGCGGGTTTTGGTTTAATGAAATGAGCGCTCCATACTGGGCGCTGACAGATGCTGGCTTTGACGTGGATATCGCGTCACCAAAAGGCGGGGCAGCTCCATTCGATCCACACGGCATATCCGACGAAGAGAAATCGGCCGACACGGACAGATTTCTTCGATCCGATGTCGAGCAACGCAAAATCAATGCCACACTCGCTGTTCATCAGCTCAAAGCTCATGATTACGCTGTCACCGTGTTTCCAGGCGGCTTTGGCACAATGTGGGATCTGGCACAATCAGAACAGGTCGCCGCATTTGTAAGCGCCGCCTACGAGAATGGCGCGATTCTCTGTGCCATCTGTCACGGTCAGGCTGGCCTGATCGGCGCTAAAAAACCAGATGGAACGCCGCTGACCAAAGGTATGCGGTTATGCTGCCCGCCCAACTCCGAAGAAGAGGCTAACGGCGTCGCCTCGATCGTTCCCTATCTGCTCGAAACCGAATTTCGGAAGCTTGGAGCTCTGTTCGAGTGTGGGCCGGACTATTCCTCTAAAGTCGTGAGAGATGGCCGACTGATCACCGGGCAGAATGGCCAATCAGTAGATGCTGCGGTTCGCGAGTTGCTGCGTGCCATCACAGAACTGCAGCCCGCACCGGCAATGAAATCCTGA
- a CDS encoding phosphotransferase family protein has protein sequence MKPRFTREAVISAITRDFDRPSECRPITEGEESQAFAICVGSEDFVLRVNRTAAGFHKDAFCHSRFASRDLPIPEVVAIGEIEDHTWCVSRRALGVTLQDLAIETLPTVVGPVSQVMSAMAEAILDGTEGFGPFDPSGIGRHASWQDFIAAITDEAHYDWKRIEAVVDRRQIDGYFRLLSEFMPRCADVRRLVHGDFGSNNVLTDQGRITAVIDWSEALFGDPIYDVANIFFWRPWLACMEAQARHIETRHPEFLQNAEALRCYQLHIGLVQIFESAKAGDAADLAWAMARCEEIATQDEKVRSASTGCQET, from the coding sequence ATGAAGCCGCGATTTACCCGAGAAGCTGTAATTTCTGCCATTACGCGCGATTTCGATAGACCCTCGGAATGCAGACCCATTACCGAAGGTGAAGAGTCGCAGGCCTTCGCCATTTGTGTTGGAAGCGAGGACTTCGTGCTGCGCGTGAACCGCACTGCAGCTGGATTTCACAAAGACGCCTTCTGCCATAGCCGTTTCGCCTCCCGCGATCTCCCGATCCCTGAGGTCGTCGCAATAGGCGAGATTGAAGACCATACGTGGTGCGTATCGCGGCGAGCACTAGGCGTCACGTTACAGGACTTAGCCATCGAGACTCTGCCCACAGTGGTCGGCCCAGTCTCGCAGGTCATGTCGGCCATGGCTGAGGCGATACTTGATGGAACCGAGGGCTTCGGCCCGTTCGATCCGAGCGGCATCGGACGGCACGCAAGCTGGCAGGACTTCATAGCTGCCATCACTGACGAAGCGCATTACGATTGGAAGCGGATCGAGGCCGTTGTGGATCGTCGGCAGATCGATGGATATTTTCGCTTGCTTAGCGAATTCATGCCACGGTGCGCCGATGTTCGCCGGCTCGTACATGGCGATTTTGGTTCCAATAACGTATTGACAGACCAGGGGCGTATCACCGCTGTAATCGATTGGAGCGAAGCCCTATTCGGCGATCCGATCTATGACGTGGCCAACATTTTCTTCTGGCGCCCCTGGCTTGCCTGCATGGAGGCGCAAGCGCGCCACATCGAGACGCGACACCCTGAGTTCCTGCAAAACGCTGAGGCCCTGCGCTGTTACCAGCTCCACATTGGGCTTGTTCAGATCTTCGAGAGTGCAAAAGCAGGGGATGCCGCAGATCTCGCGTGGGCGATGGCGCGCTGTGAGGAGATTGCCACGCAGGATGAGAAAGTGAGAAGCGCTTCGACGGGCTGCCAAGAAACTTGA
- a CDS encoding recombinase family protein, translating to MLVGYMRVSSDSDRQSTDLQRDALLAAGVDPRHLFEDRASGAKDDRAGLARALEFVRAGDVLVVWKLDRLGRSLSHLLAIVTSLKDKRVAFRSLTENLDTTTPSGEFLFQVFGALAQYERALIQERVVAGLAAARKRGRIGGRPQAITGEKLDAIVAALDGGMSKAAVCRNFNVKRTTLIETLTRAGWRGAGRTVDEQQE from the coding sequence ATGTTGGTTGGCTACATGCGCGTGTCGTCGGACTCCGACCGCCAGAGCACGGACTTGCAGCGCGACGCGCTGCTCGCCGCCGGCGTCGATCCGCGTCACCTGTTTGAGGATCGTGCCTCTGGCGCGAAGGATGACCGTGCCGGCTTGGCGCGGGCGCTTGAGTTCGTTCGAGCCGGCGATGTGCTGGTGGTGTGGAAACTCGACCGGCTCGGTCGCTCGCTGTCGCACCTGCTCGCCATTGTGACTTCGCTCAAGGACAAGCGGGTGGCGTTCCGCTCGCTGACAGAGAACCTGGACACTACGACGCCCTCGGGCGAATTCCTGTTCCAGGTGTTCGGTGCGCTCGCGCAGTACGAGCGCGCCTTGATTCAGGAGCGCGTCGTCGCGGGCTTGGCCGCCGCACGCAAACGCGGCCGGATCGGCGGCCGGCCGCAGGCGATCACTGGTGAGAAGCTGGACGCCATCGTCGCCGCGCTCGATGGCGGCATGTCTAAGGCGGCGGTGTGCCGCAACTTCAATGTCAAGCGCACTACGTTGATCGAAACATTGACGCGAGCAGGTTGGCGTGGTGCGGGAAGGACGGTCGATGAGCAACAAGAATAA